The Thamnophis elegans isolate rThaEle1 chromosome Z, rThaEle1.pri, whole genome shotgun sequence genome contains a region encoding:
- the LOC116522656 gene encoding olfactory receptor 12-like has product MENCSIVTEFILVGFRDQPKLEITFFIIFLILYITTVIGNGGMITIINVDPQLHTPMYYFIRNLSFLDLCYSSAIAPKALANFFEKKNVISYEGCVAQLMFFTIFVTTEGFLLAVMAYDRFIAICYPLLYPLKMSMTSCHRLLASSYICGCANGVIQTTVSFHLRFCNHSKINHFFCDVPAVMNAAMTNTYINEAVMFSLCNVIIAITTGVIFTSYAYILSTILKMRSADGRQKAFSTCASHITAVVIFYGTVFFIYAQPASISSPLQSKIVSVFYTLVIPMLNPLIYSLRNKDVKKALRRTLGRRSFVFMS; this is encoded by the coding sequence ATGGAGAATTGTAGCATAGTTACTGAGTTCATTCTGGTGGGTTTCAGAGACCAACCGAAGTTGGAAataacattttttattatttttctgatattATACATCACCACTGTGATTGGAAATGGTGGTATGATCACAATCATAAATGTTGATCCTCAGCTTCATACACCAATGTATTACTTCATCAGGAATCTATCCTTCCTGGACCTCTGTTACTCTTCTGCCATTGCTCCAAAAGCTCTAGCAAAtttctttgagaaaaaaaatgtcatttcatATGAGGGCTGTGTGGCCCAGTTGATGTTCTTCACCATTTTTGTTACCACAGAAGGTTTTCTTTTAGCTGTCATGGCCTATGACCGCTTCATTGCCATTTGCTATCCTCTCCTTTATCCATTAAAGATGTCAATGACTTCTTGTCATCGTTTGCTGGCATCTTCTTACATATGTGGTTGTGCCAATGGTGTGATACAGACTACTGTTTCTTTCCATCTCAGATTTTGCAATCATAGCAAGATCAACCATTTCTTCTGTGATGTCCCTGCTGTCATGAATGCTGCTATGACAAATACATATATCAATGAAGCTGTGATGTTCTCTCTCTGCAATGTTATCATTGCCATTACTACAGGAGTTATATTCACTTCCTATGCTTATATACTTTCTACCATTCTCAAGATGCGTTCAGCAGATGGCAGGCAGAAAGCTTTTTCTACCTGTGCATCTCACATAACAGCTGTAGTCATCTTTTATGGGACTGTTTTCTTCATTTATGCTCAACCAGCATCCATATCTTCCCCTTTACAGAGTAAAATTGTGTCAGTATTCTACACTTTAGTTATCCCAATGTTGAATCCCCTCATCTATAGTCTCAGAAACAAAGATGTCAAAAAAGCTCTGAGAAGGACTTTAGGGAGAAGAAGTTTTGTTTTCATGAGTTGA
- the LOC116521342 gene encoding olfactory receptor 2AP1-like has translation MAERQQWGAKLTCTSGGDSSRLAYASSQHGQKEENKTVITGFILLGFGDQPELQILFFLLFFIIYFMTMTGNLLLVILVVTDRHLHNPMYFFLGNLSCLEICYTSTILPRMLSSFVTGNRNITFSGCFTQLYLFGFLVTTETCLLSVMSYDRYLAICQPLRYHFYMNKEVCISLATGSWVGGGFSVSIVVTWMAQLAYCDFNYIDHFYCDFVPLSKLICGDTSLFIEIAFLLSSIFTFPLFMFTIASYIFIILAIWRIPSTFGRQKAFSTCSSHLIVVTIFYGSLMIVYLLPDDLLIRGSTKLFSLFYTILIPMVNPLIYSLRNKEVKEALKKLPQILLLDFCF, from the exons ATGGCCGAAAGGCAGCAGTGGGGAGCCAAGCTGACATGCACTAGTGGTGGTGACAGCAGCAGACTAGCTTATGCCAGCTCACAGCATGGCCAAAAGGAG GAAAACAAAACCGTCATTACAGGCTTCATCTTGCTGGGATTTGGAGATCAGCCTGAACTACAGATTCTATTTTTCTTACtgttttttatcatttattttatgaCTATGACTGGGAATCTTCTCCTTGTTATTTTGGTAGTGACTGATAGACACCTTCATAATCCCATGTATTTTTTTCTGGGAAACTTATCTTGTTTGGAGATTTGTTATACCTCAACCATCTTGCCCAGAATGCTGTCCAGCTTCGTAACAGGGAATAGAAATATAACATTTTCTGGTTGTTTTACTCAGTTGTATTTATTTGGGTTCCTGGTGACTACAGAAACATGTCTTCTCTCTGTGATGTCTTATGATAGGTATTTAGCGATTTGCCAACCACTACGCTATCATTTCTATATGAATAAGGAGGTTTGTATCTCTTTAGCAACTGGCTCTTGGGTAGGTGGTGGTTTTTCTGTCTCAATagtggtcacatggatggcacaGTTAGCATATTGTGACTTCAATTATATTGACCATTTTTATTGTGACTTTGTCCCTCTGAGTAAGTTAATTTGTGGTGATACTTCACTGTTTATTGAAATAGCCTTTCTGTTATCTTCTATATTTACATTTCCTTTATTTATGTTTACAATTGCATCTTACATTTTCATCATCTTGGCCATTTGGAGGATTCCTTCAACATTTGGGAGGCAAAAGGCATTTTCCACTTGTTCTTCTCATCTAATTGTTGTCACCATTTTCTATGGATCATTAATGATTGTTTACCTTCTGCCAGATGACTTACTAATAAGAGGTTCAACCAAACTTTTCTCTCTATTCTATACCATACTCATCCCTATGGTCAATCCCCTCATATATAGTTTGAGGAACAAGGAAGTGAAAGAAGCTTTGAAAAAACTACCCCAGATATTGCTGTTAGATTTCTGTTTCTAA
- the LOC116521343 gene encoding LOW QUALITY PROTEIN: olfactory receptor 5V1-like (The sequence of the model RefSeq protein was modified relative to this genomic sequence to represent the inferred CDS: inserted 2 bases in 2 codons), producing the protein TSVTEFFLLGFSNISYVQLILFVVFISAYVVALVENTYILALLRLCPILHTPMYNFLVNLFLLDICCITTIVPQMLRNLMDENKSISFKGCLIQAYFYLIFLTTELLLLAITTFDRYVAICHPLHYTVIMNWKLCNYLMIGSWIVGTLNNSIHILPVLHLSFCGPXYHHHLFCEIXPLIQLSCTDTTVNQYLMLVTDLWGVGCFLLTLVSYIYIVSSVLKLHSVQGKKKAFSTCFSHVMVVILFYGSVIYTYFRPPSIYTDSDKIAAIICTVITPVLNPFIYTLRNKEVKEALKTLLELNTN; encoded by the exons ACTTCTGTGACAGAGTTTTTCTTGCTAGGTTTCTCTAATATCTCTTATGTACAGCTTATTCTGTTTGTCGTCTTTATATCAGCTTACGTGGTAGCTTTAGTGGAAAACACTTATATACTTGCACTGCTCAGACTCTGCCCTATACTTCACACTCCCATGTACAACTTTTTGGTGAACCTCTTTTTGTTAGATATTTGTTGCATCACGACAATTGTTCCCCAAATGCTGAGGAATTTAATGGACGAAAATAAGTCTATATCCTTTAAAGGTTGCTTAATACAGGCTTATTTCTATCTCATCTTCTTGACCACTGAATTGCTACTACTGGCTATAACAACTTTTGATCGCTATGTGGCCATATGTCATCCTCTGCACTATACTGTAATAATGAACTGGAAACTTTGCAACTATCTAATGATTGGATCATGGATAGTTGGTACTCTAAATAACAGTATCCATATTCTCCCTGTTCTCCATTTGTCATTCTGTGGAC AGTACCATCATCACTTGTTTTGTGAAA CCCCATTGATCCAGCTATCTTGTACTGATACAACCGTCAACCAATATCTGATGTTAGTAACTGATCTTTGGGGAGTTGGCTGCTTCCTGTTGACTCTAGTTTCCTATATCTATATTGTTTCTTCCGTTCTGAAACTCCATTCAgtgcaaggaaaaaagaaagctttCTCCACATGTTTCTCCCATGTGATGGTAGTGATTTTGTTCTATGGTTCAGTAATTTACACCTATTTTAGACCTCCTTCCATATATACAGACTCAGACAAAATTGCAGCTATAATATGCACTGTGATCACTCCTGTTCTCAATCCCTTTATCTATACCCTACGGAACAAAGAAGTAAAAGAAGCACTAAAGACATTACTGGAACTGAACACAAACTAA